The sequence below is a genomic window from Microbacterium sp. cx-55.
TTCGCCCACCAGTGGGCCTCCGAGCATCCGTACGTCACGGTGTCGCCCGCGTTCAGCTCCACACGCCGATCGCCCTGCGCAACGATCAGCACGCCGCTTTCCACCGTCACCGTCTCGGTGCCGATGTGACGGAACGGATGCGGCTCATTGCTGAAGCCCGGCGGAAGAGTGGAGCGGATGAGCTGCAGCATCGACTCACCCCGCGGGGTCAGCAGCTCTCGCGTCGCCTGGGCCGAGAGCGGGATGTCGGCGGCGGGCGGCATGACATGGCGTTTGGCTGCCGTCACGACCGCGAGCTCACCCACGGGTTCGTCCAGCAGCTGCCCGGCCGGAACGCCGAGGGCAGCAGCGAGCCGATGAATGGACTGCAGCGAGGGATTTCCCATGCCGCGCTCGAGCTGGCTCACGAGTCCGAAGCTCACGCCCGCCTTCTCCGAGAGCGCCTGCACGCTCAGACCGAGGCGACGGCGTGCCTCGCGGACCGCCGCGCCGAGGGTCTCGACGGCGCGCGCCTCGTCGGGGTCGGTGTGTCGGGCCATATCCGCAACGATATCCACGCCATCCGGGGATGCGTGGCAATTCGCGTGACATCACGACGGTCCGGCGCGGGTGCGCGCGAAGCCCACCGCATCCCTCCCCCGCGCGCTACTGCTTCGGGGCCGGGCCCGTCGTGCGGCGCACGATCAACTCGACCGGGAGCATCTCGATCGAGGCGGGCATCGGCTTCTCGGATGCGGAGCTCATCTCCTGAATCTTCTCGATCAGCAGCTCGCAGGCGCGCACACCCATGTCGACCGCGGGCTGGCGAACCGTGGTGAGGCCCACCGCATCCGCCACTGCTCCATCGTCGAATCCAGTTATCGACATGTCGCCCGGCACATCGATCCCCGCTTCCCGCAGGCGCCGCAGGGCTCCCAGGGCCTGGTCGTCGTTGGCCGCGGCGATGCACGTGAACCGCAGCCCGCTCGCGAGCGCTTCGTCGACGAGCCGGTAGCCGGCGTCAGCGGTGAATTCTCCCCGGAGAACGAGCGCCTTCGGCAGCTTCTCCCGCACGCCGACGACCCGCTGCGACGACGACACCAGCGATTCCGGCCCGGCGATGACGAGCGCCCTCCGGTGCCCCAGAGACGCGAGGTGCTCGCCGATGAGCCGCCCGCCGTGCAGGTTGTCGGCGGTGACCGTCGGGATGGTGGTCGTGTCGGGCAGCTCCTCGTCGGCGATGACGACCGGGTAGTCGGCCGAGAGCGCGACGATCTCGCGGTCGAGCTGCTGGTTGTAGGCGAGGTGCACGATGCCGTCGACCGTGCCCTCGCGCACGAGATCCAGGTGACGGCGCGGAGCGTTCAGCGACACGCTGCAGATGATGACGCCGAGCCCGGCCGCCTCGGCCGCCCGCTCGACCCCCTTCGCGACGTGCGCGAAGTAGGAGATCGTGAGGTCGGGAACGACGAGGGCGATGAGTCCGCCGCGACCGTTCTTCAGCCGCCGCGCGGCCGACACCGGAACGTAGTCGTAGCGCTGGATCACGGCGTTCACCCGCTCTGCCGTGCGCGGGCTGACGGGTCGGTTGCCGGACAGAACGTGAGACACCGTCGTCACACTCACCCCGGCGATGCGCGCGATCTGCTGCATCGTCGGTCGGCGTTTTCGTTGCGCGTCCATCTCGCCCCCACTGGCTGATCGTGCAATCCGTTTGCACACCGAGTCTATCCGGCGGGATCGACGATCCTCCGGCTCTTGCGGGCGCGTGGTGTTTCCCCCGCATTTCACCGGGTGGAAGTTACTGTTTCGCGGCGCATGCGCCCGCATCCCGGTCCATATGATCGGTCGCGTGACCCTCTTGTCATCAAGTGCAAATCGTTTGGCATACCGGGAAGTGCGATGAAAGATCTGGATTTGGCCCGCGCGGCACAGCGCGTATCGGTGCCGGTCGTTGCGGTGATCGTGGCCTTGATCATCGGTGCGGCGCTGATCGCCGTGTCCGGTGCCTCCCCCGTCGAGGCGATCGGCGCGATCGGGCAGGCGGCCTTCACCTGCGCGCCGCAGTTCTGCAACTTCGCGACCGTGCTGACCACGGCGGCGCCGCTGATCATGACCGCCCTCGGCGCCGTGATGGTGCTTCGCGCGGGGCTGTTCAGCATCGGCCAGGAGGGCCAGTACGCGATGGGCGGCCTCGTCGCCGTCGCGATCGGCTACATGGTTCCGCTGCCCGGCGTCATCCACCCCATCGTGGCGCTGCTCGGCGGCGCGATCGCCGGCGCTCTCGTGGGCATCGTTCCGGCACTGTTCCGGGTCTACCTCGGCGCGAACGAACTGATCGTCAGCATCATCGTCAACTCGATGATCGCGCTGCTGCTGTCGTTCCTCGTGAACTACCCGATGCGCGAGGCCGGAGCGAGCACCTCGTTCACCCCGCAGATCGATGAGACCGCACGACTCGCGATCTTCGACCCGGCCACGAAGCTGGGCATGAACATCGTCATCGCGCTCGTCTTCGTCGTGCTCACCTACATCTACATGAGCCGCACGACCTGGGGCTATGAACAGCGGATGGCGGGCGAGGCGCCCGTGTTCGCGAGGTACTCCGGGATGCGAACGCGCACGGCCGTGATCCGCGCCGCAGCGCTGGGCGGCGCGCTCGCCGGCATCGGCGGCGGCATCCAGGTGCTCGGCATGAACTACCGCGTCATCGACGGGTTCATGGACGGCACCGGCTTCAACGGCCTCACCGCGGCGATCCTCGGTGGAACGACCGTCATCGGGTCCGGCATCGCGGCGATCGTCTTCGCCTCGATCTCGATCGGCGCGATCAACGGCCTGCAGATCCTGATGGGCATCCCGCGCGAGATCGGTTCGGTGATCCTCGCCTTCATGATCGTGCTCGTCGCCGTGCAGACTCCACTCGCGCACCGGCTCGAGCTGTGGCTGAGCAAACGACGCGGCGCGAAGGAGATCGAGCGACGGGCGGCGGAGAAACCACCGATCGACGAGCCGGATGACGGCGCGGAGACACCGCCGGTGTCCGCATCCACCGCCCCCGAATCGACCTCGGATGGAGCTCGCTGATGGACTTCCTCTCCTCCTTCCTCACGCCCGAGATGTTCTCGAACGGCGTGCGCCTCACGACGCCGATCCTCTTCGGGGCGATCGCGTCCGCCCTCAGCTCGCGCGCGGGCGTGCTGAACCTCGCGATCGAGGCGAAGATGCTCGTCGGCGCCTTCGTCGGCCTGATCGCGCTATCGATGTCGGGATCGTCGATCGTCGCGGTGATCGCCGCAGCCTTCGCCGGCGGCCTTACCGGCGCCATGATGGCGGGCGCCCACCGCATCGGCGTAGACCTCATCATCTTCGCGATCGGGCTGAACATGCTCTTCCTCGAGCTGTCGGTGTTCCTCATGCGCGTGCTCTTCGGCGGCACCGGCGTATGGAAGCCCGACGTGTCCACGCTGCCGAACATCCAGATCCCGATCCTCTCCGACATCCCGGTCATCAGCACGATGTTCAGCGGCTACAACGGGCTGGTCTACCTCGCGTTCCTGCTCGCGATCGTCTACGGACTGCTCTTCAAGTTCCGCTCGGGCCGGCACCTGCTCGCCGTCGGCGAGTCGCCCGCGGCCGCCCTGAGCGCGGGCGTCTCGGTGACGAAGGTGCAGACCTGGAGCCTCGTCGGCGCGGGCGCGATCGCGGCGCTCGGCGGCGCGTTCCTGACGGTCGGCGAGCTCGGCCTGTTCGCCCGCGACATGACCGAAGGGGCGGGCTGGATCGCGATCACGGCCGCTCTGCTCGCCATGAATCGACCGATCTTCATCGTTCCTGCGGCTCTCCTCTTCGGATTCTCGGATGCGGTCGCCATCCGCCTGCAGAGCACGACCGACCTGCCCAACGCCGTGGTCCAAGGCATCCCGATGATCGCCACGCTCGCGGTGCTCGGCATCGTCGGCTACCGCGGGGTGCGTCGCGCGCAGAGCTACCGTGCCTCGCGCACCACCCGAAAGCTCCGCGTCAAGACGGCGTGAGCGCCCCGATCCTGTTCCATCCCCGCACGAGTCCATCCCGCACCACACCACCCGAGGAGTTCGGAATGAAGCACAGCAGAAAAATCGTCACGATCGCGGCAGGCGCCGCGGCACTCGCCCTCACCCTGACCGCGTGCAGCGGATCGTCCTCCGGCGGAGCCACGACCGACAGCGGATCGGGCGACTACCTCGCCACCCTCGTCGGCGGCGTCGCGGGAGACCTCTCGTACACCGACTCGGCGATCTCCGGCCTGCAGCTGGCGGCCGACGAGCTCGGCGTGAAGACGAACCACATCGAAGCCCCGGATCCCGCACAGGGCGAGACGCTGCTGCGCTCGGCGATCCAGACCTCCCCCGACCTGCTGCTGAGCATCACGCTGCCGCTCGACACGGTCATCTCCATCGCCGAGCAGTACCCCGACCAGCTGATCGGCATGCCCGACCAGTCGAACGAGGACAAGGACATCCCCGACAACCTCGAGCTCTACGCCATCAACACCCACGAGGGCAGCTTCCTCGCGGGTCTCGTTGCCGGCACGATGTCGACCTCGAAGAAGGTCGGTCAGGTCGTCGGCGGCGACTCGCCCGCGCTGAACCAGTTCGCTTACGCCTACGAGCAGGGCGTCAAGGCCGCGTGCGACGACTGCACCGTACAGACGAGCTACCTCAACTTCGTGTTCGACGACCCGGCGCTCGGCAAGGCGACCGCGCTCGACATGATCAGCGACGGCGTCGACGTCATCTACCAGGTCGCGGGCGGCACCGGCACCGGCGTCATCGAGGCCGCGGAAGAGCAGGGCGTCTACGCGATCGGCGTCGACAGCAACCAGGATGACGTCGCCCCCGGCACCGTCATCACGTCGATGATGAAGCACGTCGATGCGAGCGTGCTCGAGATGATCAAGGCCGCGCAGGCGGGCGAGTTCACCTCCGGCGTCAAGCTCGTGGGCCTCTCCGAGGGCGCGACCGGACTGTCGTGGGACGAGGGTTCCACCACCTTCGCCGACGCGCACCCCGAGCTGGCCGACCAGATCGCCGCGGCCGAAGCGATCGTCGCGGAGTACCGTGCGACGATCCTCGACGGTTCGTACGAGGTCTGCGACGCACTGAACGCGCCCGACTCCGAGGCGTGCGCCTCGATCAGCTGATCGCACACCGGGGTG
It includes:
- a CDS encoding helix-turn-helix domain-containing protein, with the translated sequence MARHTDPDEARAVETLGAAVREARRRLGLSVQALSEKAGVSFGLVSQLERGMGNPSLQSIHRLAAALGVPAGQLLDEPVGELAVVTAAKRHVMPPAADIPLSAQATRELLTPRGESMLQLIRSTLPPGFSNEPHPFRHIGTETVTVESGVLIVAQGDRRVELNAGDTVTYGCSEAHWWANGYDGVTVVVGAVTPFER
- a CDS encoding LacI family DNA-binding transcriptional regulator — protein: MRAHAPRNSNFHPVKCGGNTTRPQEPEDRRSRRIDSVCKRIARSASGGEMDAQRKRRPTMQQIARIAGVSVTTVSHVLSGNRPVSPRTAERVNAVIQRYDYVPVSAARRLKNGRGGLIALVVPDLTISYFAHVAKGVERAAEAAGLGVIICSVSLNAPRRHLDLVREGTVDGIVHLAYNQQLDREIVALSADYPVVIADEELPDTTTIPTVTADNLHGGRLIGEHLASLGHRRALVIAGPESLVSSSQRVVGVREKLPKALVLRGEFTADAGYRLVDEALASGLRFTCIAAANDDQALGALRRLREAGIDVPGDMSITGFDDGAVADAVGLTTVRQPAVDMGVRACELLIEKIQEMSSASEKPMPASIEMLPVELIVRRTTGPAPKQ
- a CDS encoding ABC transporter permease; translated protein: MKDLDLARAAQRVSVPVVAVIVALIIGAALIAVSGASPVEAIGAIGQAAFTCAPQFCNFATVLTTAAPLIMTALGAVMVLRAGLFSIGQEGQYAMGGLVAVAIGYMVPLPGVIHPIVALLGGAIAGALVGIVPALFRVYLGANELIVSIIVNSMIALLLSFLVNYPMREAGASTSFTPQIDETARLAIFDPATKLGMNIVIALVFVVLTYIYMSRTTWGYEQRMAGEAPVFARYSGMRTRTAVIRAAALGGALAGIGGGIQVLGMNYRVIDGFMDGTGFNGLTAAILGGTTVIGSGIAAIVFASISIGAINGLQILMGIPREIGSVILAFMIVLVAVQTPLAHRLELWLSKRRGAKEIERRAAEKPPIDEPDDGAETPPVSASTAPESTSDGAR
- a CDS encoding ABC transporter permease, producing the protein MDFLSSFLTPEMFSNGVRLTTPILFGAIASALSSRAGVLNLAIEAKMLVGAFVGLIALSMSGSSIVAVIAAAFAGGLTGAMMAGAHRIGVDLIIFAIGLNMLFLELSVFLMRVLFGGTGVWKPDVSTLPNIQIPILSDIPVISTMFSGYNGLVYLAFLLAIVYGLLFKFRSGRHLLAVGESPAAALSAGVSVTKVQTWSLVGAGAIAALGGAFLTVGELGLFARDMTEGAGWIAITAALLAMNRPIFIVPAALLFGFSDAVAIRLQSTTDLPNAVVQGIPMIATLAVLGIVGYRGVRRAQSYRASRTTRKLRVKTA
- a CDS encoding BMP family ABC transporter substrate-binding protein; translation: MKHSRKIVTIAAGAAALALTLTACSGSSSGGATTDSGSGDYLATLVGGVAGDLSYTDSAISGLQLAADELGVKTNHIEAPDPAQGETLLRSAIQTSPDLLLSITLPLDTVISIAEQYPDQLIGMPDQSNEDKDIPDNLELYAINTHEGSFLAGLVAGTMSTSKKVGQVVGGDSPALNQFAYAYEQGVKAACDDCTVQTSYLNFVFDDPALGKATALDMISDGVDVIYQVAGGTGTGVIEAAEEQGVYAIGVDSNQDDVAPGTVITSMMKHVDASVLEMIKAAQAGEFTSGVKLVGLSEGATGLSWDEGSTTFADAHPELADQIAAAEAIVAEYRATILDGSYEVCDALNAPDSEACASIS